One segment of Comamonas thiooxydans DNA contains the following:
- a CDS encoding efflux RND transporter periplasmic adaptor subunit, with amino-acid sequence MNKSLVGLPGAAHLPNWTWARLPMVAAAIAVAGLLGGCDASKATEEAKKPVAQLPKGFIQVKPESVKMLEIAPVADPQGVQMAWAPAHVAFVEDRVASVAVPLSARVVAVNAHVGDMVKAGDLLATLVSPDALRTRYDVAAAKTAHDVAVVEAQRQQTMVDKGVGVEVDLRAAQAKLRETSQELGRAQGTAALLGSGGGDRIELRAPRAGIVAERKAVVGTAAEPGAALFMIGDPQAMNVVAEVFESDLPGIRLGSSVQVEVPQLPKPIKGTVRHLGATLDKESRRAAVVVELSEQNPVLRPGMQAKVGVQLSNLQEMLIPVTAVLIKDESRSVVYVQHENNQFEARVVTLGRPSRGMVPVISGLKVGEKIVVRGGLLLDGAASQLL; translated from the coding sequence ATGAACAAAAGCCTTGTGGGACTGCCGGGAGCGGCACATTTACCAAACTGGACATGGGCAAGACTGCCGATGGTGGCTGCGGCCATTGCCGTGGCAGGTCTGTTGGGTGGCTGTGATGCCTCCAAGGCCACCGAGGAAGCGAAGAAGCCGGTTGCGCAGCTGCCCAAAGGCTTTATTCAGGTCAAGCCAGAATCCGTGAAGATGCTGGAGATCGCGCCCGTGGCCGATCCGCAAGGGGTGCAGATGGCCTGGGCTCCTGCGCATGTGGCGTTTGTCGAGGATCGTGTGGCTTCGGTTGCAGTGCCGTTATCGGCGCGTGTCGTGGCCGTCAACGCGCATGTGGGCGATATGGTCAAGGCCGGCGATTTGCTGGCGACGCTGGTCAGCCCCGATGCACTGCGCACCCGCTATGACGTGGCTGCGGCCAAGACCGCACACGACGTGGCTGTGGTGGAAGCCCAGCGCCAGCAGACCATGGTGGACAAGGGCGTGGGCGTGGAAGTCGATCTGCGTGCCGCGCAGGCCAAGCTGCGTGAAACCTCGCAGGAGCTTGGCCGTGCACAGGGCACGGCAGCGCTGCTGGGATCCGGTGGCGGCGATCGGATCGAGCTGCGCGCACCGCGTGCCGGCATCGTGGCCGAGCGCAAGGCAGTGGTGGGTACTGCTGCTGAGCCGGGAGCGGCGCTGTTCATGATTGGCGATCCCCAGGCCATGAATGTGGTCGCAGAGGTGTTCGAGTCCGATCTGCCAGGCATTCGTCTGGGCAGTTCCGTACAGGTCGAGGTACCGCAGCTGCCCAAGCCGATCAAGGGCACGGTCCGTCATCTGGGGGCTACGCTGGACAAGGAGTCGCGCCGCGCTGCCGTGGTGGTGGAGTTGAGCGAACAGAACCCGGTGCTGCGTCCCGGCATGCAGGCCAAGGTGGGCGTGCAGTTGTCGAATCTGCAGGAGATGCTGATTCCCGTCACTGCCGTGCTCATCAAGGATGAGAGCCGCAGCGTGGTCTATGTGCAGCATGAGAACAACCAGTTCGAGGCACGCGTGGTGACGCTGGGGCGTCCATCGCGAGGCATGGTGCCGGTGATCAGCGGCCTCAAGGTCGGTGAGAAGATCGTGGTGCGTGGTGGTCTGCTGCTCGACGGCGCGGCCAGTCAGCTGCTGTAG
- the dinG gene encoding ATP-dependent DNA helicase DinG, with product MHEKKWAEEALNSFDAVVGAMPGFRSRDGQRKMAAQIAQTLSQAQLGKVDEGEPEPRRAIAVVQAGTGVGKSLAYSIPAIRMALSRGTRVLISTATVALQEQLVNKDLPALAQKLDQPFKFALAKGRGRFVCKLKLERLASTGEAQDEMDDLFGDEQGQAKFSRPQHELQARMQFYKSMADALATEAWNGDRDSLETPPEAEAWSPVAAESSSCTGKHCPAFGNCVYYERRKDLVAAQVIVANHDLLLSSLGSKLLPELDNCLLVLDEAHHLPSTALDQFAGEMDLSRLGWIDKLASRALRVNQVAEVEELADVPKHAGQLRQQMQELARLVMEHYGETLKSQKDSYGPARVRAPRGMLPEALLEPLGQIAHHADGFLDALRAVSKALRAEIKEQPEEAQRLSTVYAQVGALAPRLEAIFNTTQLLLQNNDSDGDGKMVPHAKWFTLEMDGEFIVVKAHASPIQPGSTLRQHLWSQVRGAVLTSATLTSCGHFDFFLREAGLANDASVTTLEVPSPFDYARQGTLVARETASDPREAARFTEEMVEALLNDLSRIEAGALVLFTSREQMRQAVDALSTSMRNQVLVQTALPRQTLLARHREAVAMGEPSIIFGMQSFGEGLDLPGALCESLFITKLPFAPPDDPVGEARAEWLRSSGRNPFNELVVPATAIRLAQWVGRAIRTEEDQAHVYCYDRRLTGTSYGQLLIKGLPPFTLQRRPVSMP from the coding sequence ATGCATGAAAAAAAGTGGGCTGAAGAGGCCCTGAATTCCTTTGATGCCGTGGTCGGGGCCATGCCGGGATTTCGCAGTCGTGATGGACAGCGAAAAATGGCGGCCCAGATCGCGCAAACGCTGAGCCAGGCCCAGCTCGGAAAAGTCGATGAAGGCGAGCCGGAACCGCGTCGCGCCATCGCTGTCGTGCAGGCTGGAACCGGGGTCGGAAAATCGCTGGCCTACAGCATTCCGGCCATTCGCATGGCGCTGTCGCGCGGCACGCGCGTGCTGATCTCCACAGCCACGGTGGCGCTGCAGGAACAGCTGGTGAACAAGGATTTGCCGGCCCTGGCGCAAAAGCTGGACCAGCCTTTCAAATTCGCCCTGGCCAAGGGGCGTGGCCGCTTTGTCTGCAAACTCAAGCTGGAACGTCTGGCGAGCACGGGAGAAGCGCAGGACGAGATGGACGATCTGTTTGGCGATGAGCAGGGCCAGGCCAAGTTCAGCCGTCCTCAGCATGAACTGCAGGCCCGCATGCAGTTCTACAAATCCATGGCCGATGCGCTGGCCACGGAGGCCTGGAACGGCGACCGCGATTCACTGGAGACCCCGCCTGAGGCCGAGGCCTGGAGCCCCGTGGCTGCCGAATCCTCTTCATGCACCGGAAAGCACTGCCCGGCTTTCGGCAACTGCGTCTATTACGAACGCCGCAAAGACCTGGTGGCGGCGCAAGTCATTGTCGCCAACCATGATTTACTGCTTTCCTCGCTGGGCTCCAAGCTGCTGCCCGAGCTGGACAATTGCCTGCTGGTGCTCGACGAGGCCCACCACCTGCCTTCCACGGCTCTGGACCAGTTTGCCGGCGAGATGGATCTGAGCCGCCTGGGCTGGATCGACAAGCTGGCCAGCCGTGCGCTGCGCGTGAACCAGGTCGCCGAAGTCGAGGAACTGGCCGACGTGCCCAAGCATGCGGGTCAGCTGCGCCAGCAGATGCAGGAGCTGGCGCGACTGGTCATGGAGCACTACGGAGAGACTCTCAAATCGCAGAAAGACAGCTATGGGCCAGCCAGGGTACGGGCACCCCGCGGAATGCTGCCAGAGGCCCTTCTGGAGCCTCTGGGACAGATTGCGCACCATGCCGACGGCTTTCTGGATGCGCTGCGTGCCGTCTCCAAGGCTCTGCGTGCCGAAATCAAGGAACAACCCGAGGAAGCACAGCGCCTGTCCACCGTCTATGCGCAGGTAGGCGCCCTGGCACCCAGGCTGGAAGCCATTTTCAACACCACGCAATTGCTGCTGCAGAACAACGATAGCGATGGCGACGGCAAGATGGTGCCCCATGCCAAGTGGTTCACGCTGGAGATGGATGGCGAGTTCATCGTGGTCAAGGCCCATGCCAGTCCCATACAGCCCGGCTCCACCCTGCGCCAGCACCTGTGGTCGCAGGTGCGCGGTGCGGTGCTGACATCCGCCACGCTGACCAGTTGCGGCCATTTCGACTTCTTTTTGCGTGAGGCGGGGCTGGCCAATGACGCCTCTGTCACCACGCTGGAAGTGCCAAGTCCCTTCGACTATGCGCGCCAGGGCACGCTGGTGGCCCGTGAAACGGCCTCAGACCCGCGCGAAGCCGCCCGCTTTACCGAGGAGATGGTCGAGGCCCTGCTGAACGATCTGAGCCGCATAGAGGCCGGCGCACTGGTCCTGTTCACATCCCGCGAGCAGATGCGCCAGGCCGTGGACGCGCTTTCCACCAGCATGCGCAACCAGGTGCTGGTGCAGACCGCCCTGCCCCGCCAGACTCTGCTGGCACGCCATCGTGAGGCCGTGGCGATGGGCGAGCCCTCCATCATCTTCGGCATGCAGTCCTTTGGCGAAGGACTGGACCTGCCCGGAGCGCTCTGCGAGTCCCTGTTCATCACCAAGCTGCCCTTTGCTCCTCCCGACGATCCCGTTGGCGAAGCCAGAGCCGAATGGCTGCGCAGCAGCGGCCGCAACCCCTTCAACGAGTTGGTGGTGCCGGCCACGGCCATTCGCCTGGCCCAGTGGGTAGGCCGCGCCATCCGCACCGAGGAAGACCAGGCCCATGTGTACTGCTACGACCGCCGCCTGACGGGCACCAGCTACGGCCAATTGCTCATCAAGGGCCTGCCGCCCTTCACGCTGCAACGGCGCCCTGTTTCAATGCCTTGA
- a CDS encoding acyloxyacyl hydrolase — protein sequence MKKPQLATNLVIPMLISLASPMLHAQPVQTSTTALYLQYGSAEHSTDSWTGGVILPWNWSYALGSGRMTGYWDLSVSRWSADYQGGNRATWVLGAQPTLRWRPSQGQSPWFLQAGLGVSYAINHRFITDHKEFSTRYNFASHIGIGYLFGEQLKNEISLRFEHQSNAGIKRPNPGENFLQLRYARHF from the coding sequence ATGAAAAAACCGCAATTGGCAACGAATCTCGTAATCCCGATGCTGATCAGCCTGGCAAGCCCCATGCTTCATGCACAGCCTGTTCAAACATCGACGACTGCCCTCTATCTGCAATACGGCTCGGCGGAGCACAGCACCGACAGCTGGACAGGCGGCGTCATCCTCCCCTGGAACTGGAGCTACGCCCTTGGCTCGGGACGGATGACGGGTTACTGGGATCTCTCTGTCAGCCGTTGGTCGGCCGACTATCAGGGCGGCAATCGTGCAACCTGGGTTCTGGGTGCACAACCCACATTACGCTGGCGCCCCTCTCAAGGCCAGTCTCCCTGGTTCCTGCAAGCCGGCCTGGGCGTGAGCTATGCCATCAACCACCGCTTCATCACCGATCACAAGGAATTTTCGACCCGCTACAACTTTGCCAGCCATATAGGCATCGGCTACCTGTTTGGCGAGCAACTGAAAAACGAGATCAGCCTGCGCTTCGAGCACCAGTCCAATGCAGGCATCAAGCGCCCCAATCCGGGAGAGAACTTTCTTCAGCTGCGATACGCACGCCACTTCTGA
- a CDS encoding Spy/CpxP family protein refolding chaperone yields MTRFRQTLTSAAVATALLASLSLPSFAQTTAAAEQPAAAQKAPEPHQHQRGDKRGDRMEHMKQRMEKLKADLKLTPAQQAAWTTYTQAMKPGERPAPGDREAFAKLTTPERIDKMREMRGKRMAEMDRRAEATKAFYAQLNAEQKKTFDAATLHMHHQRGERHHGHHGGKPGQERPAAPAPAAK; encoded by the coding sequence ATGACCCGCTTTCGCCAGACATTGACCAGTGCCGCTGTGGCAACCGCCCTGCTCGCCTCGCTGAGCCTGCCCAGCTTTGCCCAGACCACCGCTGCTGCCGAGCAACCTGCCGCAGCCCAGAAAGCGCCCGAGCCGCACCAGCACCAGCGTGGTGACAAGCGCGGCGACCGCATGGAGCATATGAAGCAGCGCATGGAAAAACTCAAGGCCGATCTGAAACTGACGCCTGCGCAGCAAGCTGCCTGGACCACCTACACCCAGGCCATGAAGCCCGGTGAACGCCCTGCCCCCGGCGACCGCGAAGCCTTTGCCAAACTGACAACGCCAGAGCGCATCGACAAGATGCGTGAAATGCGCGGCAAGCGCATGGCCGAGATGGACCGCCGTGCCGAAGCGACCAAGGCCTTCTACGCCCAGCTCAATGCCGAGCAGAAAAAGACCTTCGATGCAGCCACCCTGCACATGCATCACCAGCGCGGTGAGCGCCATCACGGCCACCATGGCGGCAAACCCGGCCAGGAGCGTCCCGCAGCTCCAGCCCCTGCGGCAAAGTAA
- a CDS encoding recombination-associated protein RdgC, translating to MFKNMIVYRIAESWQSDLQQLEDALQKTVFEECGATQERSMGWVPPRGEPHGPLAESVAGQWVMRFMSESKMLPASVLNRKVNEKAEHIEKTEGRKPGKKEKKELKDEAKLDLLPMAFTKQGAMWVWIDPQARTLVLDTSAQGRADEIVTLLVEGLPGFALALLDTQTSPQAAMAHWLMTQEPPEGFSIDRECELKAADESKAVVRYARHPLDIDEVRQHIEHGKLPTKLAMTWDDRVSFVLSEGLQIKKIALLDAVMDGNSQDDGGFDTDVAIATGELSRLIPDLIEALGGEGRTGLGDGLPASLSSAPAAETLPVRLAQGRSQGTVTGPATAPADTAPEEAPF from the coding sequence ATGTTCAAGAACATGATTGTTTATCGCATTGCCGAGAGCTGGCAGAGCGATCTGCAGCAGCTCGAAGATGCGCTGCAAAAGACGGTGTTTGAGGAGTGCGGCGCGACCCAGGAGCGCTCCATGGGCTGGGTGCCGCCGCGCGGCGAGCCGCATGGCCCGCTGGCGGAAAGCGTGGCCGGCCAGTGGGTGATGCGCTTCATGAGCGAGTCCAAGATGCTGCCGGCCAGCGTGCTCAACCGCAAGGTCAACGAGAAGGCCGAGCACATCGAAAAGACCGAGGGCCGCAAGCCCGGCAAGAAGGAAAAGAAAGAGCTCAAGGACGAGGCCAAGCTGGACCTGCTGCCCATGGCCTTTACCAAGCAGGGAGCCATGTGGGTCTGGATCGATCCGCAGGCGCGCACGCTGGTGCTCGATACCAGTGCACAAGGTCGTGCCGACGAGATCGTGACGCTGTTGGTCGAAGGCCTGCCGGGTTTTGCATTGGCGTTGCTGGATACGCAGACCAGTCCGCAGGCCGCCATGGCGCACTGGTTGATGACGCAGGAGCCGCCAGAAGGTTTTTCCATAGACCGCGAGTGCGAGCTCAAGGCCGCCGATGAGTCCAAGGCCGTGGTGCGCTATGCGCGCCACCCGCTCGATATCGACGAGGTGCGCCAGCATATCGAGCATGGCAAGTTGCCCACCAAGCTGGCCATGACCTGGGATGACCGCGTGAGCTTTGTGCTGAGCGAAGGTCTGCAGATCAAGAAGATCGCGTTGCTCGATGCGGTGATGGATGGCAACAGCCAGGACGATGGCGGTTTCGATACCGATGTGGCAATTGCCACGGGCGAGCTCTCGCGTCTGATTCCCGATCTGATCGAGGCTCTGGGTGGGGAAGGGCGTACAGGCCTGGGTGACGGCCTGCCTGCATCGCTGTCGTCGGCGCCGGCCGCAGAAACCCTGCCCGTGCGTCTGGCACAGGGGCGCAGCCAGGGAACGGTCACCGGACCGGCCACGGCTCCAGCCGATACGGCCCCGGAAGAGGCGCCGTTCTGA
- a CDS encoding acetyl-CoA C-acyltransferase family protein, translating to MSTRDIFVVSAARTAIGTFGGSLKDVPNAQLATTVVKAAIARAGIAADTVGHVVMGNVIPTDTRDAYLSRVAAVDAGCSIETPAYNVNRLCGSGLQAIVSAAQSIALGDCEVAIGAGSESMSRGPYFDMSARWGARMGDAKSIDYMLGILHDPWQKMHMGITAENVAERYKISRVMQDELAVISQQRAAAAIEAGRFKEQIVPVEIASRKGVVLFDTDEHVRAATTLDTLAGMKPAFKKEGGTVTAGNASGINDGAAAVLMMSEQALKSSGAKPIARLVGYAHAGVEPAYMGIGPVPATQKVLARTGLKIEQMDVIEANEAFAAQACAVIQELALDPAKVNPNGSGISLGHPVGATGAIITTKALYELQRTGGRYALVTMCIGGGQGIAAIFERV from the coding sequence ATGAGCACCAGAGACATCTTCGTTGTCAGCGCCGCGCGCACGGCCATCGGCACATTTGGCGGCAGCCTCAAGGACGTTCCCAACGCCCAGCTGGCCACCACCGTGGTCAAGGCCGCCATTGCGCGTGCCGGCATCGCTGCCGACACCGTGGGCCATGTGGTGATGGGCAACGTCATCCCCACCGACACGCGCGACGCCTACCTGTCCCGCGTGGCGGCCGTGGACGCCGGCTGTTCCATCGAAACCCCGGCCTACAACGTCAACCGCCTGTGCGGTTCTGGCCTGCAGGCCATCGTCTCGGCAGCGCAATCCATTGCGCTGGGCGACTGCGAAGTGGCGATCGGCGCCGGCTCCGAATCCATGAGCCGCGGCCCCTACTTCGACATGTCCGCACGCTGGGGCGCACGCATGGGCGATGCCAAGAGCATCGACTACATGCTGGGCATCCTGCACGATCCCTGGCAAAAAATGCATATGGGCATCACTGCTGAAAACGTGGCCGAGCGCTACAAGATCAGCCGCGTGATGCAGGACGAACTGGCGGTCATCAGCCAACAGCGCGCTGCTGCCGCCATCGAGGCCGGCCGCTTCAAGGAACAGATCGTTCCCGTGGAAATTGCCAGCCGCAAGGGCGTGGTGCTGTTCGACACCGACGAACATGTGCGCGCCGCCACCACACTGGACACCCTGGCCGGCATGAAGCCCGCGTTCAAGAAGGAAGGCGGCACGGTCACTGCCGGCAACGCCTCCGGCATCAACGATGGCGCGGCTGCCGTGCTGATGATGAGCGAGCAGGCACTGAAGTCTTCCGGCGCCAAACCCATTGCCCGCCTGGTCGGCTACGCCCACGCCGGCGTCGAGCCCGCATACATGGGCATCGGCCCGGTCCCCGCCACGCAGAAGGTGCTGGCACGCACCGGTCTGAAGATCGAGCAGATGGACGTGATCGAAGCCAACGAAGCCTTCGCCGCCCAGGCCTGCGCCGTGATTCAGGAGCTCGCTCTGGACCCTGCCAAGGTCAACCCCAACGGCTCCGGCATCTCCCTGGGCCATCCCGTGGGTGCCACCGGCGCCATCATCACCACCAAGGCGCTCTACGAGCTGCAGCGCACTGGCGGCCGCTACGCGCTGGTGACCATGTGCATCGGCGGCGGTCAGGGTATTGCCGCGATTTTCGAGCGCGTCTGA
- the cueR gene encoding Cu(I)-responsive transcriptional regulator, whose product MPNHLSTQKIAQNWPVVIGEAARRAGVSARMVRHYESLGLLPPVHRTDSGYRQYTEADVHALRFIRRGRDLGFSMDEIATLLGLWQDQGRASSQVKAIAQKHIATLTERIAAMQSMQRTLQTLVHCCHGDDRPDCPILDDLASADTDLTPAHHEPRAPTPRSRRRAAA is encoded by the coding sequence ATGCCCAACCACCTATCGACACAAAAAATCGCTCAGAACTGGCCTGTCGTCATCGGCGAGGCCGCACGCCGCGCCGGGGTTTCTGCGCGCATGGTGCGTCACTACGAGTCACTGGGCCTGCTGCCACCCGTGCACCGAACCGACAGCGGCTATCGCCAGTACACCGAAGCCGATGTGCATGCGCTGCGCTTCATCCGCCGCGGGCGCGATCTCGGCTTTTCCATGGACGAGATCGCCACCCTGCTCGGCCTGTGGCAGGACCAGGGCCGCGCCAGCAGTCAGGTCAAGGCCATCGCGCAAAAGCACATCGCCACGCTGACCGAGCGCATCGCCGCCATGCAGTCCATGCAGCGCACGCTGCAGACCCTGGTGCATTGCTGCCATGGCGATGACAGGCCGGACTGCCCCATCCTCGACGACCTGGCCAGCGCGGACACCGACCTGACACCGGCCCATCACGAACCCAGGGCTCCCACTCCGAGAAGCCGGCGCAGGGCTGCGGCCTGA
- a CDS encoding heavy-metal-associated domain-containing protein — protein MQQVFEVQGMTCGHCERAVTNAIQGVDAQAQIKIDRTANRVEVETGASREAVAAAIAEEGYKVA, from the coding sequence ATGCAACAAGTTTTTGAAGTTCAAGGCATGACCTGCGGCCACTGCGAACGCGCCGTCACCAACGCCATCCAGGGCGTCGATGCCCAGGCGCAGATCAAGATCGACCGCACCGCCAACCGAGTGGAAGTCGAAACCGGCGCCAGCCGCGAGGCCGTGGCAGCCGCCATTGCCGAAGAGGGCTACAAGGTCGCCTGA
- a CDS encoding methyl-accepting chemotaxis protein produces the protein MSLLEMMRGFTIRTRMLGAIGVVMVLLSLLGGAGMLGMFRIQDMSQEFLSNAFVKSGHMAQLRTELGGIRSSEKDMVIQYEKPEEVRKAYQQWVMFIDKSKVTLGKFVTDQNAQDAQLTKSIIGHIDAYRKLFEPVARQLEAGGYDSATTANRMSGKALAEVMEADKLLAQLDNLLREQANELAAAERDVADQTRWMFVAAVILALVVVIPLTLLNMLSICRPLEVARQMALTIAGGDLSHRAEVSGKDELTDLQRALDQMQQSLSTTVAQVRDASGNIATASQEIATGNQDLSARTEQTASNLQETVASLAQLTATVQQTASSSQLANQLAASASSTAVQGGEIVGQAVNSMQEISASSRKIGDIIGLIDSIAFQTNILALNAAVEAARAGEQGRGFAVVAAEVRSLAQRSAQAANEIKSLINTSVQTVDVGARQVESAGKAMQETVDSAQRVGDIIGEITAASSEQSLGISQVNQAVGDIDRMTQQNAALVEESAAAAESLREQAARLAQLVSQFKLAGGAIHAVMRSPRGAAHPGMAPAVPASAQTALPGQKAQLLEHA, from the coding sequence ATGAGTCTGTTGGAAATGATGCGGGGCTTCACCATTCGCACGCGCATGCTGGGCGCCATTGGTGTGGTGATGGTATTGCTGAGTCTGCTGGGGGGCGCCGGGATGTTGGGCATGTTCCGCATTCAGGACATGAGTCAGGAGTTTCTGAGCAACGCCTTTGTCAAATCGGGCCATATGGCGCAGTTGCGCACGGAGCTGGGCGGCATTCGTTCCAGTGAGAAGGACATGGTCATCCAGTACGAAAAGCCTGAAGAGGTGCGCAAGGCCTATCAGCAATGGGTCATGTTCATCGACAAATCCAAGGTGACATTGGGCAAGTTTGTGACCGACCAGAACGCGCAGGACGCACAGCTGACCAAGAGCATCATTGGGCACATCGACGCTTATCGAAAGCTCTTCGAGCCTGTTGCACGCCAGCTTGAAGCCGGTGGCTATGACTCTGCCACCACGGCCAACCGCATGAGCGGCAAGGCTCTGGCCGAAGTCATGGAGGCCGACAAGCTGCTGGCGCAGCTGGACAACCTGCTGCGTGAGCAGGCCAATGAATTGGCCGCAGCCGAGCGCGACGTGGCCGACCAAACGCGCTGGATGTTTGTGGCGGCCGTGATTCTGGCGCTGGTGGTGGTGATTCCGCTGACTTTGCTGAACATGCTGTCCATCTGCCGTCCGCTTGAAGTGGCCCGTCAGATGGCACTGACGATTGCCGGCGGCGATCTGTCGCACAGGGCCGAGGTCAGCGGCAAGGATGAACTGACGGATCTGCAGCGTGCGCTGGACCAGATGCAGCAATCGCTGAGCACCACGGTGGCCCAGGTGCGCGATGCCAGCGGCAATATCGCCACGGCCAGCCAGGAAATTGCCACGGGCAATCAGGATCTGTCGGCCCGAACCGAACAGACTGCCAGCAATCTGCAGGAAACCGTCGCGTCGCTGGCTCAGCTGACGGCCACGGTGCAGCAGACCGCATCGTCTTCGCAACTGGCCAACCAGCTGGCGGCCTCGGCCTCTTCGACGGCCGTGCAGGGCGGCGAGATCGTCGGCCAGGCCGTCAACAGCATGCAGGAGATTTCGGCCTCCAGCCGCAAGATCGGCGACATCATCGGCCTGATTGATTCCATTGCTTTCCAGACCAATATCCTGGCGCTGAATGCCGCTGTGGAAGCGGCCCGTGCCGGCGAGCAGGGTCGTGGTTTTGCCGTGGTGGCGGCCGAGGTGCGCAGCCTTGCCCAGCGTTCGGCACAGGCCGCCAACGAGATCAAATCGTTGATCAACACCAGCGTGCAGACCGTGGACGTGGGCGCGCGTCAGGTGGAGAGTGCAGGCAAGGCCATGCAGGAGACCGTGGACAGCGCACAGCGTGTGGGCGACATCATTGGCGAGATTACGGCGGCGTCCAGCGAGCAGTCGCTGGGCATCAGCCAGGTCAATCAGGCCGTGGGTGATATCGACCGCATGACCCAGCAGAATGCGGCACTGGTGGAAGAGTCTGCCGCCGCCGCAGAATCGCTGCGCGAGCAGGCGGCGCGACTGGCACAGCTGGTCAGCCAGTTCAAGCTGGCGGGCGGCGCGATACATGCAGTCATGCGCAGCCCCAGAGGCGCAGCCCATCCCGGCATGGCACCGGCGGTGCCTGCATCCGCTCAGACTGCTTTGCCTGGTCAGAAGGCGCAATTGCTGGAACATGCCTGA
- a CDS encoding alkene reductase, with amino-acid sequence MTSLFEPIEAGSLRLPNRIAMAPLTRNRAPDAIPTPLMQTYYVQRASAGLLISEGTAISHQGQGYADVPGLYDEEQLRAWKKVTDAVHAKGGRIVTQLWHVGRISHNVLQPDSQPPVAPSALTARSKTYVIDKQTGQGQFVATSAPRALRQQELPGIVHSFATAAREAVQSAGFDGVELHAANGYLLDQFLKTGTNQRSDDYGGSIENRARLVLECVRSVADAIGAGKVGIRISPVTPANDIVDENPQVLFEYLVRQLAPLGLSYIHVIEGATGGPRELADRPFDYQALKQAYRSADGKGAWMVNNGYDRQLATRAVESGYADVVAFGKAYISNPDLVHRLRDDLPLNAWNSERFYGGGADGYTDYPAVACQ; translated from the coding sequence ATGACCTCATTGTTCGAACCGATTGAAGCAGGCAGCCTGCGTCTGCCCAACCGCATTGCCATGGCACCGCTGACGCGCAACCGCGCCCCCGACGCGATACCCACGCCGCTGATGCAAACCTACTACGTCCAGCGCGCCTCTGCCGGTCTGCTGATCAGCGAAGGCACGGCCATCAGCCACCAGGGACAGGGCTATGCCGATGTGCCCGGTCTGTATGACGAAGAGCAACTGCGGGCCTGGAAAAAAGTCACCGATGCCGTGCATGCCAAGGGTGGCCGCATCGTCACCCAGCTCTGGCATGTGGGTCGCATCTCCCACAACGTGCTGCAGCCAGACAGCCAGCCCCCGGTCGCGCCCTCCGCGCTGACGGCCCGCTCCAAGACCTATGTGATCGACAAGCAGACCGGGCAAGGCCAGTTTGTCGCCACCTCGGCACCGCGCGCACTCAGGCAGCAGGAGCTGCCAGGCATTGTTCACAGTTTCGCCACCGCCGCGCGCGAAGCCGTACAGTCGGCGGGCTTCGATGGCGTGGAGCTGCATGCAGCCAACGGCTATCTGCTCGATCAATTCCTCAAGACCGGCACCAACCAGCGCAGCGACGACTACGGCGGCAGCATCGAGAACCGCGCCCGTCTGGTGCTGGAATGCGTACGCTCCGTGGCCGATGCCATCGGTGCCGGAAAGGTCGGCATCCGCATCTCTCCGGTCACGCCAGCCAATGACATCGTGGACGAAAACCCGCAGGTGCTGTTCGAATATCTGGTGCGCCAGCTCGCCCCGCTGGGCCTGTCCTATATCCATGTGATCGAAGGCGCAACTGGCGGCCCGCGCGAGCTGGCGGATCGTCCCTTCGACTACCAGGCACTCAAGCAGGCCTATCGCTCTGCAGACGGCAAGGGAGCCTGGATGGTCAACAACGGCTATGACCGCCAACTGGCCACGCGCGCCGTGGAAAGCGGCTATGCCGATGTCGTGGCCTTCGGCAAGGCCTATATCTCCAACCCCGATCTGGTGCACCGCCTACGCGACGATCTGCCGCTCAATGCCTGGAACAGCGAGCGCTTCTACGGGGGGGGTGCCGATGGTTATACCGACTACCCAGCGGTTGCCTGCCAGTAA